A region of Sphingomonas sp. DNA encodes the following proteins:
- a CDS encoding response regulator transcription factor has protein sequence MSTTIALVDDDRNILTSLSVALQSEGFVTRLYSDGEAALKALVENPPELAVFDIKMPRMDGMELLRRVREKSDFPVIFLTSKDEELDEALGLAMGADDYIAKPFSQRLLLARIRAVLRRTEARAAAPDGEDEPIAEEIARGRLVMDPARHRVRWQGREVALTVTEFLILEALAQRPGVVKSRNQLMDIAYQDDIYVDDRTIDSHIKRMRRKFRAVDGEFKAIETLYGVGYRFAEE, from the coding sequence ATGTCGACAACGATCGCGCTGGTCGACGACGACCGCAACATCCTCACCTCCCTGTCCGTCGCGCTGCAATCGGAGGGCTTCGTCACGCGCCTCTATTCGGACGGCGAGGCGGCGCTGAAGGCGCTCGTCGAGAACCCGCCCGAGCTGGCCGTGTTCGACATCAAGATGCCCCGGATGGACGGCATGGAGCTGCTCCGCCGGGTGCGCGAGAAGAGCGACTTCCCGGTCATCTTCCTCACCTCCAAGGACGAGGAGCTGGACGAGGCGCTGGGCCTCGCCATGGGCGCCGACGATTATATCGCCAAGCCCTTCTCCCAGCGCCTGCTGCTGGCGCGCATCCGGGCGGTGCTGCGCCGGACCGAGGCGCGCGCCGCCGCGCCGGACGGCGAGGACGAGCCGATCGCCGAGGAGATCGCGCGCGGTCGCCTGGTCATGGACCCGGCCCGCCACCGGGTGCGCTGGCAAGGCAGGGAAGTCGCGCTGACCGTCACCGAATTCCTGATCCTGGAGGCGCTGGCGCAGCGTCCCGGCGTGGTCAAATCGCGCAACCAGCTGATGGACATCGCCTATCAGGACGACATCTATGTCGACGACCGCACGATCGACAGCCATATCAAGCGGATGCGCCGCAAGTTCCGCGCCGTCGACGGAGAGTTCAAGGCGATCGAAACGCTTTACGGGGTCGGATACCGCTTTGCCGAGGAATGA
- a CDS encoding PTS sugar transporter subunit IIA — MIGLVLVTHGKLASEFIVAMEHVVGPQERIVPICIGPDDDMEARRKDIAKAIAKVDGGDGVIILTDLFGGTPSNLAISLMKSEKIEVIAGVNLPMLIRLEGARKTMDVKAAVAAAREAGRKYISVASEVLGEAAA, encoded by the coding sequence ATGATCGGTTTGGTGCTGGTGACGCACGGCAAGCTTGCGTCCGAATTCATCGTCGCCATGGAGCATGTGGTCGGCCCGCAGGAGCGGATCGTGCCGATCTGCATCGGTCCGGACGACGACATGGAGGCGCGGCGCAAGGACATCGCCAAGGCGATCGCCAAGGTGGACGGCGGCGACGGCGTCATCATCCTCACCGACCTGTTCGGCGGCACCCCTTCCAACCTCGCCATCTCGCTCATGAAAAGCGAGAAGATCGAGGTGATCGCCGGCGTGAACCTGCCGATGCTGATCCGGCTGGAAGGCGCGCGCAAGACGATGGACGTGAAAGCCGCCGTGGCCGCCGCGCGCGAGGCCGGGCGCAAATATATCTCCGTCGCCTCCGAAGTGCTGGGCGAGGCTGCCGCCTGA
- a CDS encoding M28 family peptidase, whose amino-acid sequence MFAKLIRASAPLALILAATAAPAQSDRPVTPAELMRHIERLASDEFQGRAPATEGERLTTAYIVEQLQSRGVEPAGEGGTWFQPVRLVERAAGSHSLSWTANGRLVPFGEDEIILLGREAQERIADAPVIFAGHGARLPDRGIDQLAGVDVRGAVVLIMLEGPDVPGFPSLAERRQAVSDAGAAAVIAIAGEDIPWATVRRVMGSQAATRLDATPVPAITGAMPISAAQRLIAAAGGNLERLLNDQPGSSFRASVLPLRATIEVTTRVERYTTNNVVGRLRGSGDTNESIVYLAHWDHLGICRPEGEADRICNGAVDNASGIAALIEIAGRLSARPRAPRDILFLATTAEELGLLGAEHFATHPVVPAASIQVAINMDTIAIHPLGEPVAVMGRGIAPLDTAIDATVEAMGRRLDDDDEANALIRRQDGWAFTRNGIPAIMVGGSFSNMALLGAFLEGPYHKPADQLGGRIVLEGAAEDTSLMVALGRRLADPAHYRRPAAGQE is encoded by the coding sequence ATGTTTGCCAAGCTGATCCGCGCCAGCGCGCCGCTCGCCCTTATCCTCGCCGCCACCGCCGCTCCGGCCCAGAGCGACCGCCCGGTCACGCCCGCAGAGCTGATGCGCCATATCGAGCGGCTCGCCAGCGACGAGTTCCAGGGGCGCGCCCCCGCCACCGAGGGCGAGCGCCTGACCACCGCCTATATCGTCGAGCAGCTCCAGTCCCGCGGCGTCGAGCCGGCCGGGGAGGGCGGCACCTGGTTCCAGCCCGTCCGCCTGGTCGAGCGCGCCGCCGGTTCGCACAGCCTGAGCTGGACCGCGAACGGCCGCCTTGTCCCGTTCGGAGAGGACGAGATCATCCTGCTCGGCCGCGAGGCGCAGGAGCGGATCGCCGATGCGCCGGTGATCTTCGCCGGCCATGGCGCGCGCTTGCCGGATCGCGGCATCGATCAGCTCGCCGGGGTGGATGTGCGCGGCGCGGTCGTGCTCATCATGCTCGAAGGGCCGGACGTACCCGGTTTCCCCTCGCTCGCCGAGCGGCGCCAGGCGGTCAGCGACGCGGGTGCGGCGGCGGTCATCGCCATCGCCGGGGAGGACATTCCCTGGGCGACGGTCCGCCGCGTGATGGGCAGCCAGGCCGCGACCCGGCTCGATGCGACCCCGGTCCCGGCGATCACCGGCGCGATGCCGATCTCCGCCGCCCAGCGCCTGATCGCGGCGGCCGGCGGCAATCTGGAGCGGCTGCTCAACGATCAGCCCGGCTCCTCCTTCCGCGCCTCCGTGCTGCCGCTGCGCGCGACGATCGAGGTGACGACGCGGGTGGAGCGCTACACGACCAACAATGTCGTCGGTCGCCTGCGCGGCAGCGGCGATACCAATGAGAGCATCGTCTATCTCGCTCATTGGGACCATCTCGGCATCTGCCGCCCGGAGGGCGAGGCGGACAGGATCTGCAACGGCGCGGTCGACAATGCCTCGGGCATCGCCGCCCTGATCGAGATCGCCGGGCGCCTTTCCGCCCGGCCCCGCGCGCCGCGCGACATCCTGTTCCTCGCCACCACGGCGGAGGAGCTGGGCCTGCTCGGCGCCGAGCATTTCGCCACCCATCCGGTCGTGCCGGCCGCGTCGATCCAGGTGGCGATCAACATGGACACGATCGCCATCCACCCGCTCGGCGAGCCGGTCGCGGTGATGGGCCGGGGCATCGCGCCGCTCGACACCGCGATCGACGCTACGGTGGAGGCGATGGGCCGCCGGCTCGACGATGACGACGAGGCCAATGCCCTGATCCGCCGGCAGGACGGCTGGGCCTTCACCCGCAACGGCATCCCGGCGATCATGGTCGGTGGCTCCTTCTCGAACATGGCCTTGCTCGGCGCCTTCCTCGAAGGGCCCTATCATAAGCCCGCCGACCAGCTCGGCGGGCGGATCGTGCTGGAGGGGGCGGCGGAGGACACCAGCCTGATGGTGGCGCTCGGCCGCCGCCTCGCCGATCCCGCTCACTATCGCCGTCCGGCGGCGGGGCAGGAGTAA
- a CDS encoding NfeD family protein, producing the protein MDLGGLGAHWWWLLGAALLGILEIFAPGVFLVWLAAAAAATGIVVALLPLGLPIQLVLFSMLAAVAVIGGRRYYEHKASLADDLHINDPVARLIGQEFEVVTEIRGGQGRVRIGDSVWTARGADTPAGARVRVTGVKGNCLDVVPVPALPPADGGA; encoded by the coding sequence ATGGACCTGGGCGGGCTCGGCGCGCATTGGTGGTGGCTGCTGGGCGCGGCGTTGCTCGGCATCCTCGAAATCTTCGCGCCCGGCGTTTTCCTCGTGTGGCTGGCGGCGGCGGCGGCGGCGACCGGCATCGTCGTCGCACTGTTGCCGCTCGGCCTGCCGATCCAGCTCGTCCTGTTCAGCATGCTCGCCGCCGTCGCGGTGATCGGCGGGCGGCGCTATTACGAGCACAAGGCCTCGCTCGCCGACGATCTCCACATCAACGATCCGGTCGCGCGGCTGATCGGGCAGGAGTTCGAGGTCGTGACCGAGATACGCGGCGGCCAGGGCCGGGTGCGGATCGGCGACAGTGTGTGGACCGCGCGCGGCGCCGACACCCCGGCCGGCGCGCGGGTGCGCGTGACCGGCGTCAAGGGCAATTGCCTGGATGTCGTGCCAGTGCCGGCACTGCCGCCGGCGGACGGGGGCGCTTAG
- a CDS encoding CoA ester lyase produces MNAKDPGLCRSLLFLPASNARAIEKARTLAADMVILDLEDAVKAEDKASAREAAIAATAEGFGNRMVAVRANPIETRDFGEDVVALRRCAIDFIVLAKTESVKQAHDAAWLIGKPVLAMIETPKGVIDAAAIAPVTSGLIAGTNDLAAGLRMPAGAGRGGLVYALQRIVLAARAAGVAAFDGVYNKLESDAGLAAECAEGRAWGFDGKSVIHPSQIDTVNRAFAPTEAELAAARRLIEAATGGAERHEGRMIEAMHVDQAKAMIAKARG; encoded by the coding sequence ATGAACGCGAAGGATCCTGGCCTGTGCCGCTCGCTGCTGTTCCTGCCGGCCTCCAATGCCCGCGCGATCGAAAAGGCGCGGACGCTCGCCGCCGACATGGTGATCCTCGATCTCGAGGACGCGGTGAAGGCGGAAGACAAGGCATCGGCGCGCGAGGCCGCGATCGCCGCCACCGCCGAAGGCTTCGGCAACAGGATGGTGGCGGTCCGCGCCAATCCGATCGAAACCCGCGATTTCGGCGAGGACGTGGTGGCGCTGCGCCGCTGCGCGATCGATTTCATCGTGCTGGCCAAGACGGAAAGCGTCAAGCAGGCACATGACGCCGCCTGGCTGATCGGCAAGCCGGTGCTGGCGATGATCGAAACGCCCAAAGGCGTGATCGACGCCGCCGCCATCGCGCCGGTGACGAGCGGACTGATCGCCGGCACCAACGATCTCGCCGCCGGCCTGCGGATGCCAGCCGGTGCCGGGCGCGGCGGCTTGGTCTATGCCTTGCAGCGCATCGTGCTCGCCGCCCGCGCCGCCGGCGTCGCCGCCTTCGACGGCGTCTACAACAAGCTGGAGTCCGACGCGGGCCTCGCCGCCGAATGCGCCGAAGGCCGCGCCTGGGGCTTCGACGGCAAGTCCGTCATCCATCCCAGCCAGATCGACACGGTCAACCGCGCCTTTGCGCCGACCGAAGCCGAACTGGCCGCCGCCCGCCGCCTCATCGAAGCCGCCACCGGCGGCGCCGAACGCCACGAAGGCCGCATGATCGAGGCGATGCACGTCGATCAGGCCAAGGCGATGATCGCGAAGGCGCGGGGGTAG
- the rapZ gene encoding RNase adapter RapZ, whose product MTRSADPTRILLVTGMSGAGQSTVLKALEDMGWETVDNLPLSLLNHLLAAPLPAGADDRRPLAIGLASRTRGFGAERIVGQIKRIGKERGHSIETLYLECQTHELLRRYSETRRRHPLAPDRPIADGIAEEREMMAPLKRWADHVIDSTDIAANMLNQQIRDRFGDAAAAPTLTIQSFGFARGLPRNADLVFDMRFLRNPHWEPALRELTGLDQAVADHIAGDAAYEDALTRIEELLLILLPRYRAEGKAYVSAAFGCTGGRHRSVHVAERVAARLRAAGFSPTLDHRDLDTPPRDGIERSPKG is encoded by the coding sequence ATGACCCGCAGCGCCGACCCGACCCGCATCCTGCTCGTCACCGGCATGTCCGGCGCCGGCCAATCGACCGTGCTGAAGGCGCTGGAGGATATGGGCTGGGAGACGGTGGACAACCTGCCGCTGTCGCTGCTCAATCACCTGCTGGCGGCGCCCCTGCCCGCCGGCGCCGACGACCGCCGGCCGCTCGCCATCGGCCTCGCCAGCCGCACCCGCGGCTTCGGCGCCGAGCGGATCGTCGGCCAGATCAAGCGGATCGGCAAGGAACGCGGCCATTCGATCGAAACGCTCTATCTGGAATGCCAGACGCACGAACTGCTGCGCCGCTATTCCGAGACGCGGCGCCGCCACCCGCTTGCGCCCGACCGGCCGATCGCCGACGGCATCGCCGAGGAGCGCGAGATGATGGCGCCGCTCAAGCGCTGGGCCGATCATGTCATCGACAGCACAGACATCGCCGCCAACATGCTCAACCAGCAGATCCGCGACCGCTTCGGGGATGCGGCCGCCGCGCCGACGCTGACCATCCAGTCCTTCGGCTTCGCCCGCGGCCTGCCCCGCAACGCCGATCTCGTCTTCGACATGCGATTCCTGCGGAATCCGCACTGGGAGCCGGCGCTGCGCGAGCTGACCGGGCTGGACCAGGCGGTGGCCGACCACATCGCCGGCGACGCGGCCTATGAGGACGCGCTGACGCGTATCGAGGAGCTGCTGCTGATCCTGCTTCCCCGTTACCGGGCCGAGGGGAAGGCCTATGTTTCGGCGGCGTTCGGCTGTACCGGCGGGAGACATCGATCGGTCCATGTGGCGGAGCGAGTCGCGGCACGGTTGCGCGCGGCGGGTTTTTCGCCCACGTTGGACCACCGCGACCTCGATACGCCGCCGCGCGACGGCATCGAGCGGTCGCCGAAAGGCTGA
- a CDS encoding HPr kinase/phosphatase C-terminal domain-containing protein: MRTPTLSSETVHASAVAIGDRAVLIAGRSGKGKSDLALRLIDRGARLVSDDYTIVRRLDGRLVATAPPNIAGKIEVRGVGLLDFPNDEDVRVGLIVDLDRDAERLPEAGETRTLAGIAIPVIALAALESSAPIKVEAALRLFGLDPE, from the coding sequence ATGAGGACGCCGACCCTATCCTCCGAAACCGTCCATGCCAGCGCGGTCGCGATCGGCGACCGCGCCGTGCTGATCGCCGGCCGCTCCGGCAAGGGCAAATCCGATCTGGCGCTGCGCCTGATCGACCGCGGCGCCCGGCTGGTCAGCGACGATTACACGATCGTGCGCCGGCTGGACGGCCGACTGGTCGCCACCGCGCCGCCCAACATCGCCGGCAAGATCGAGGTGCGCGGCGTCGGGCTGCTCGATTTTCCCAATGACGAGGACGTGCGGGTGGGGTTGATCGTCGATCTCGACCGTGACGCCGAGCGGCTGCCCGAAGCCGGCGAGACGCGGACGCTCGCGGGGATCGCCATACCGGTGATCGCTCTGGCCGCCCTAGAATCCTCCGCGCCGATCAAGGTCGAGGCGGCGCTGCGCCTGTTCGGGCTCGACCCGGAATGA
- a CDS encoding sensor N-terminal transmembrane domain-containing protein gives MSLRQRILAVNIFAIVIIAGSLFYLDSFRSQLIQARSDQVRSETVMIAHMLRVAPRETWQPLLVRIGADAGARLRVYDAAGEKREDSWTGAAPTYELRETAGEPMLRTVARALDNGFDAIVRAKRPERYIEAATDELAAWPEARATLASGAVETRIRRAPEGTPYLSAAMRIEGDGVLLFTVNARDVRRAVRAERFDLGLVLLGTLILSILLSRFLARTIANPLRALALAAHRVRLGRAREVDVPVLPARRDEIGLLARALADMTQTLRQRIDATDAFAADVTHELKNPLASLRSAVDSLERVDDPELRRRLLDVVRDDVGRLDRLIVDIAESARLDAELSRARFEPVDLGRLIETLLPVWDERTGGRAAIAFARPRAGTALVSGDESRLARLIDNLVDNAISFSPEGGLVEIRAASAGGEVALSVEDEGPGVVPEQREAIFNRFHSIRPDADFGRHSGLGLAIAKAIVEGHGGRIAVEDRHDGRSGARFVVHFPGAAP, from the coding sequence TTGTCGCTCCGCCAACGCATCCTGGCGGTCAACATCTTCGCGATCGTCATCATCGCCGGCAGCCTCTTCTATCTCGACAGCTTCCGCAGCCAGCTCATCCAGGCCCGGTCCGACCAGGTGCGATCGGAAACGGTGATGATCGCGCACATGCTGCGCGTCGCTCCGCGCGAGACCTGGCAGCCCTTGCTCGTCCGGATCGGCGCCGACGCGGGCGCGCGGCTGCGCGTCTATGACGCCGCCGGGGAGAAGCGCGAGGATAGCTGGACCGGGGCGGCGCCGACCTACGAATTGCGCGAGACGGCGGGCGAGCCAATGCTGCGCACCGTGGCGCGCGCGCTCGACAACGGCTTCGACGCGATCGTCCGCGCGAAGCGGCCGGAACGTTATATCGAGGCGGCGACGGACGAATTGGCCGCCTGGCCGGAAGCGCGGGCAACACTGGCATCCGGCGCCGTCGAAACCCGGATCCGCCGGGCGCCCGAGGGCACCCCCTATCTCAGCGCCGCGATGCGGATCGAAGGCGACGGCGTACTGCTGTTCACCGTCAATGCCCGCGACGTGCGCCGCGCGGTGCGCGCCGAGCGCTTCGACCTCGGCCTGGTGCTGCTCGGCACCCTGATCCTGTCGATCCTGCTGTCGCGCTTCCTGGCCCGGACGATCGCCAATCCGCTGCGGGCGCTGGCGCTGGCCGCGCACCGGGTCCGGCTGGGCCGCGCGCGCGAAGTGGACGTGCCGGTGCTCCCCGCACGGCGCGACGAGATCGGCCTCCTCGCCCGCGCGCTGGCCGACATGACCCAGACGCTGCGCCAGCGGATCGACGCGACCGACGCCTTCGCCGCCGACGTGACGCACGAGCTCAAGAACCCCCTCGCCTCGCTGCGCTCCGCGGTGGATTCGCTGGAGCGGGTGGACGATCCGGAGCTGCGCCGCCGGCTCCTCGACGTCGTCCGCGACGATGTGGGACGGCTCGACCGGCTGATCGTGGACATCGCCGAATCGGCGCGGCTCGACGCCGAACTATCCCGCGCGCGCTTCGAGCCGGTCGATCTCGGCAGGCTGATCGAGACCCTGCTGCCGGTCTGGGACGAGCGGACCGGCGGACGCGCGGCGATTGCCTTCGCCCGCCCGCGGGCCGGCACGGCTTTGGTGTCCGGCGACGAATCGCGGCTCGCCCGGCTGATCGACAATCTGGTCGATAACGCCATTTCCTTCTCACCCGAAGGCGGCCTGGTCGAGATTCGCGCCGCCAGCGCCGGCGGCGAAGTGGCGCTCAGCGTCGAGGACGAAGGGCCGGGCGTGGTTCCGGAACAACGCGAGGCGATTTTTAACCGCTTCCATTCCATTCGTCCGGATGCGGATTTCGGCCGCCATTCCGGCCTGGGCCTTGCCATCGCCAAGGCGATTGTCGAGGGTCATGGCGGACGCATCGCGGTCGAGGACCGCCACGACGGGCGCAGCGGGGCGCGCTTCGTGGTCCATTTTCCGGGAGCCGCGCCATGA
- a CDS encoding phosphoenolpyruvate carboxykinase: MANRVPSFDLHYQGIDTSAVLNWNLGTAQLVEQAIARGEGVLAKDGPLVVATGKHTGRSAKDKFTVRDAETENTIWWDNAKAMTPDQFAALKADFMTALDGKDTLYVADLHGGSQPEHRVRVRVINELAWHNLFIRTLLVRPEADELPGFEPEYTIIDLPSFQADPARHGTRSETVIAVNLTERLILIGGTAYAGEMKKSVFGILNYKLPVEGIMPMHCSANIGPDGDTAVFFGLSGTGKTTLSADASRTLIGDDEHGWSDTAVFNFEGGCYAKMIRLSPEAEPEIYATTKRFGTVLENVVIDPDTRTLDLDDATLAENTRGAYPIDFIPNASEANMGPVPKNVIFLTADAFGVLPPIARLTPDQAMYHFLSGYTAKVAGTEIGVTEPEATFSTCFGAPFMPRHPSVYGNLLKERIAKGGVKCWLVNTGWTGGKYGIGSRMPIKATRALLNAALDGSLNHVAFRTDPNFGFEVPVSVPGIDAAILNPRDTWADKADYDATAAKLVKLFTDNFARFETHVDAGVLAAGPTGDAAAEQQTREPMPAA; the protein is encoded by the coding sequence GTGGCCAATCGGGTCCCGTCTTTCGATCTGCATTATCAGGGTATCGACACGTCCGCGGTGCTGAACTGGAATCTCGGCACCGCCCAGCTCGTCGAGCAGGCGATCGCGCGCGGCGAGGGCGTGCTGGCCAAGGACGGCCCGCTGGTTGTCGCCACCGGCAAGCACACCGGCCGCTCCGCCAAGGACAAGTTCACGGTCCGCGACGCCGAGACCGAAAACACGATCTGGTGGGACAATGCGAAGGCGATGACGCCGGATCAGTTCGCCGCGCTCAAGGCCGATTTCATGACCGCGCTGGACGGCAAGGACACGCTCTACGTCGCCGATCTCCATGGCGGCTCGCAGCCCGAGCATCGCGTGCGCGTGCGCGTCATCAACGAGCTGGCCTGGCACAATCTCTTCATCCGCACCCTGCTGGTCCGCCCCGAGGCCGATGAGCTGCCCGGCTTCGAGCCGGAATACACGATCATCGATCTGCCCAGTTTCCAGGCCGACCCCGCCCGCCACGGCACGCGCTCCGAAACGGTGATCGCGGTCAACCTGACCGAGCGGCTGATCCTGATCGGCGGCACCGCCTATGCCGGCGAGATGAAGAAGTCGGTCTTCGGCATCCTCAACTACAAGCTGCCGGTCGAGGGCATCATGCCGATGCACTGCTCGGCCAATATCGGCCCGGACGGCGACACCGCCGTCTTCTTCGGCCTGTCGGGCACCGGCAAGACGACGCTGAGCGCCGACGCCAGCCGCACGCTGATCGGCGACGACGAGCATGGCTGGTCGGACACCGCGGTCTTCAATTTCGAGGGCGGCTGCTACGCCAAGATGATCCGCCTCTCGCCGGAGGCCGAGCCGGAAATCTACGCCACCACGAAGCGTTTCGGCACCGTGCTCGAAAATGTCGTGATCGATCCCGATACCCGCACCCTCGATCTCGACGACGCGACCCTCGCCGAGAACACCCGCGGCGCCTATCCGATCGACTTCATCCCCAATGCCTCCGAAGCGAATATGGGGCCGGTGCCGAAGAACGTGATCTTCCTCACCGCCGACGCCTTCGGCGTGCTCCCGCCGATCGCGCGGCTGACGCCCGATCAGGCGATGTATCACTTCCTCTCCGGCTACACCGCCAAGGTCGCCGGCACCGAGATCGGCGTCACCGAGCCGGAGGCGACCTTCTCGACCTGCTTCGGCGCGCCCTTCATGCCGCGCCACCCCAGCGTCTACGGCAATCTCCTCAAGGAGCGGATCGCCAAAGGCGGGGTGAAGTGCTGGCTGGTCAACACCGGATGGACCGGCGGCAAATACGGAATCGGCAGCCGCATGCCGATCAAGGCGACCCGCGCGCTGCTCAACGCCGCGCTCGACGGCAGCCTCAACCATGTCGCCTTCCGCACCGATCCCAATTTCGGGTTCGAGGTGCCGGTGAGCGTGCCGGGCATCGACGCGGCGATCCTCAATCCGCGCGACACCTGGGCCGACAAGGCCGATTACGACGCGACGGCGGCGAAGCTGGTGAAGCTCTTCACCGACAATTTCGCCCGTTTCGAAACCCATGTCGACGCCGGCGTCCTCGCCGCCGGCCCGACCGGCGACGCGGCGGCCGAACAACAGACCAGGGAACCGATGCCCGCCGCCTGA
- a CDS encoding SPFH/Band 7/PHB domain protein, giving the protein MEFVFFILALFIILWLFASVKMVRQGYQYTIERFGRFTAVAAPGLNLYPAIVYRVGRKVNMMEQVLQIPGQEIITKDNAMVSTDGVVFFQVLDAAKAAYEVSDLYNAILNLVTTNLRTVMGSMDLDETLSKRDEINARLLDVIDHATTPWGVKINRVEIKDIRPPGDIVNAMARQMKAEREKRAAILEAEGLRASEILRAEGEKQGQILQAEGRREAAFRDAEAREREAEAEAKATQMVSEAIASGNAQAINYFIAQKYVEAVGEFARSPNAKTILFPVEATQLIGTLGGIGEIARDALGKGDAPPARTPAPRRTGPFEGNG; this is encoded by the coding sequence ATGGAATTCGTGTTCTTCATCCTCGCCCTGTTCATCATCCTCTGGCTGTTCGCCAGCGTGAAGATGGTGCGGCAGGGCTATCAATACACGATCGAGCGCTTCGGCCGCTTCACCGCCGTCGCCGCGCCGGGGCTCAATCTCTATCCGGCGATCGTCTACCGCGTCGGCCGCAAGGTCAACATGATGGAGCAGGTGCTCCAGATTCCGGGGCAGGAGATCATCACCAAGGACAATGCCATGGTCTCGACCGACGGCGTCGTCTTCTTCCAGGTGCTGGACGCGGCCAAGGCGGCCTATGAGGTCAGCGACCTCTACAACGCGATCCTGAACCTCGTGACCACCAACCTGCGCACCGTGATGGGATCGATGGACCTCGACGAGACCCTGTCCAAGCGCGACGAGATCAACGCGCGGCTGCTCGACGTGATCGATCACGCGACGACGCCCTGGGGCGTCAAGATCAACCGCGTCGAGATCAAGGACATCCGCCCGCCCGGCGACATCGTCAACGCCATGGCGCGGCAGATGAAGGCCGAGCGCGAGAAGCGCGCCGCGATCCTGGAGGCCGAGGGCCTGCGCGCGTCGGAAATCCTGCGCGCCGAGGGCGAGAAGCAGGGCCAGATCCTGCAGGCCGAAGGCCGACGCGAAGCCGCCTTCCGCGACGCCGAGGCGCGCGAGCGCGAGGCGGAGGCCGAGGCGAAGGCGACGCAGATGGTGTCCGAGGCGATCGCCAGCGGCAACGCCCAGGCGATCAACTATTTCATCGCGCAGAAATATGTCGAGGCGGTCGGCGAGTTCGCCCGATCGCCCAATGCCAAGACGATCCTGTTCCCGGTCGAGGCCACGCAGCTCATCGGCACTTTGGGCGGGATCGGCGAGATCGCGCGCGACGCGCTGGGCAAAGGCGATGCCCCCCCCGCCCGCACCCCAGCGCCCCGGCGCACCGGTCCGTTCGAGGGGAATGGCTGA